In one window of Gammaproteobacteria bacterium DNA:
- a CDS encoding EF-hand domain-containing protein, with product MALSAVLLFSSGVAVAQAQVQGHEEAPQKEPAVMFIEQIDTSGDGKVSMEEFMMPVQTQAEGQFKSMDKNGDGFISQDEADAFQKEMQERIEQMRQQQGQRPGGR from the coding sequence ATGGCACTGAGTGCAGTACTGCTGTTTTCATCCGGCGTTGCCGTCGCGCAGGCGCAAGTACAGGGGCACGAGGAAGCACCTCAGAAAGAGCCTGCCGTGATGTTCATCGAACAGATCGACACCAGCGGCGACGGCAAGGTCAGCATGGAAGAGTTCATGATGCCGGTTCAGACGCAGGCCGAAGGACAGTTCAAGAGCATGGACAAGAACGGAGATGGCTTTATCAGCCAGGATGAGGCTGACGCCTTCCAGAAGGAGATGCAGGAGCGCATTGAGCAGATGCGTCAGCAACAGGGCCAGCGACCCGGCGGACGCTGA
- a CDS encoding mismatch-specific DNA-glycosylase — MSDGSFETPAGAESLPDYLRDGLRVVSIGLNPSIGSVAAGYYFANPRNRFWPALNRSRLVGEDLLPGRETVEHLFRVHGIGFTDIVKRPTRSATALRREDFYRGAVDLHEKLLLYRPAIAWFHGMIAWRNQMKFGEGITGPANWGAQDYRIGETRVFVTPNPSPANAAYSLEIICRWYAELKAYT; from the coding sequence ATGAGCGATGGTTCCTTCGAAACGCCCGCCGGTGCGGAATCGTTGCCTGACTATCTGCGGGATGGACTGCGCGTGGTATCCATCGGCCTGAATCCTTCCATCGGCTCCGTGGCCGCGGGCTATTACTTCGCCAACCCGCGCAACCGGTTCTGGCCGGCGCTCAACCGATCGAGGCTCGTGGGAGAGGATCTCCTGCCCGGCCGGGAAACCGTCGAACACCTGTTTCGGGTTCACGGAATCGGTTTCACTGACATCGTGAAGCGACCGACCCGAAGCGCGACCGCACTTCGCAGAGAAGATTTTTACCGGGGCGCCGTTGACCTTCACGAAAAACTTCTTCTCTACCGGCCCGCGATCGCCTGGTTTCACGGGATGATCGCGTGGCGCAACCAGATGAAATTCGGAGAAGGAATCACGGGTCCTGCGAACTGGGGGGCGCAGGACTACCGGATCGGGGAAACACGCGTGTTTGTGACACCCAACCCGAGTCCCGCCAACGCCGCCTATTCGCTCGAGATCATCTGCCGATGGTATGCCGAATTGAAGGCGTACACTTAG
- a CDS encoding SET domain-containing protein-lysine N-methyltransferase, whose protein sequence is MDALSELEEYFYVERSQIHGNGLFARVVIEVGEWLGTYDGPETDENGTYVLWVEDEQGRWLGRDGKNLLRYINHSDSPCAEFAEYDLYATRRIEPHEEITIDYGDEFFPDAE, encoded by the coding sequence ATGGACGCTCTCAGTGAACTTGAAGAGTACTTCTATGTTGAACGTTCACAGATTCATGGTAACGGTCTGTTCGCCAGGGTCGTGATCGAAGTCGGGGAGTGGCTCGGGACCTACGATGGTCCCGAAACGGATGAAAACGGAACCTATGTCCTCTGGGTGGAGGACGAGCAGGGCCGCTGGCTCGGTCGCGATGGCAAGAATCTGTTGCGCTACATCAACCACAGCGACTCACCCTGCGCCGAATTTGCCGAATACGATCTGTATGCGACCCGGCGTATCGAGCCTCACGAGGAGATCACCATCGACTATGGAGACGAGTTCTTCCCCGATGCGGAGTAG